The Falco rusticolus isolate bFalRus1 chromosome 15, bFalRus1.pri, whole genome shotgun sequence genome has a segment encoding these proteins:
- the CHST8 gene encoding carbohydrate sulfotransferase 8, with amino-acid sequence MRLTCMFSFILLFGAAGLVVFIHLQDPEEIVHQQTPGIKYNMGFQQSKKDCVSSNNQDRRLRKNTADRVATVKQSDSLHLSESVPTKLQSTDKKQSSITFAMKDQQKGEEINSIGLHKRRRRFIIKKSPILISINSSILNLPTLKSEDRSNKWKSLYQIQRERKRIMRETCSKYKSNNRRIITPYHVSRIFVEDKYRVLYCEVPKAGCSNWKRVLMVLNGLASSTKDIQHNTVHYGNYLKRLDGFDHKGIYHRLNTYTKMLFIREPFEKLVSAFRDKFEHPNNYYHPVFGKAIISRYRVNATKEALRTGSGVKFKEFIQYLLDVHRPVGMDIHWDHVNRLCSPCLIDYDFVGKFESMEEDANFFLHLIGAPQNLTFPKFKDRHSNEERTTTKITQQYFAQLSPSQRQRSYDFYYMDYLMFNYSKPFEDLY; translated from the exons GGATAAAATATAACATGGGATTCCAGCAATCAAAAAAA GACTGTGTTTCCAGCAATAACCAGGATagaagattaagaaaaaatactgcagacaGAGTAGCAACAGTAAAGCAGAGCGATTCATTACACCTATCTGAAAGTGTGCCCACTAAGCTTCAAAGcacagacaaaaagcaaagcagcataaCATTTGCAATGAAAGATCAACAGAAAGgtgaagaaattaattctattGGGCTCCATAAACGGAGGAGGagatttataattaaaaagagCCCAATCCTGATCTCCATAAACAGCTCCATTCTCAACCTGCCCACGCTTAAATCTGAGGATAGAAGCAACAAGTGGAAGAGTCTCTATCAGatccaaagagaaagaaagaggattaTGAGGGAAACATGTTCTAAATACAAGAGTAATAATAGAAGAATAATCACTCCTTATCATGTTTCTAGAATATTTGTAGAAGACAAATACAGAGTTTTATACTGTGAAGTACCAAAAGCTGGCTGCTCTAACTGGAAACGGGTGCTTATGGTTCTTAACGGGCTGGCTTCTTCCACAAAAGATATACAGCACAACACAGTGCACTACGGAAACTATTTAAAAAGACTGGATGGGTTTGATCACAAAGGAATTTACCATAGGCTCAACACTTACACAAAGATGCTTTTTATTCGTGAACCCTTTGAAAAGCTGGTATCTGCATTTCGGGACAAGTTTGAACATCCAAATAACTACTACCACCCGGTTTTTGGAAAAGCCATCATTTCCAGATACCGTGTCAATGCCACCAAAGAAGCATTAAGGACAGGCTCTGGAGTCAAATTTAAAGAGTTCATTCAGTATCTCCTGGATGTACATAGGCCAGTGGGTATGGATATCCACTGGGATCATGTCAATAGGCTTTGCAGCCCATGTTTAATAGACTACGACTTTGTTGGGAAATTTGAAAGTATGGAAGAAGATGCAAACTTTTTCTTGCACTTAATTGGTGCACCACAAAATTTAACTTTCCCCAAGTTTAAAGATAGACACTCCAATGAAGAAAGAACTACCACTAAAATTACACAACAGTATTTTGCACAGCTTTCTCCTTCTCAACGGCAACGAAGCTATGACTTTTACTATATGGATTACTTGATGTTTAACTACTCAAAACCTTTTGAAGATTTATATTGA